From a region of the candidate division WOR-3 bacterium genome:
- a CDS encoding FG-GAP-like repeat-containing protein, producing MREIKILVILCFLMFASSMFAQLSFEDVTGKSGIVGNGNVGFSWGDYNNDGLIDFFHSSAGKLYINMGIGDTFALVSKNPDPSTATTYGSLMADFTVDGNLDLLMTQGNYLSLVENTGDTLSFPDITSAVGLNLITIPSGNIAEAAAADFDRDGRLEIAFAGGYGANTQTPVRLAKLNTGTGQYEDVASGVLDDITHQFEAWNPAWVDVNNDGYLDLFMPSIRSNFPTNRSGLYINNNGSALNWSEIIVDGSARNVSAIASAWGDIDNDGDMDLIAQAFTDDGGALNVLLNNGDGTFTDATGSSGIVANVQMRGLSLGDYDNDGDLDLLIGGGGMDLTIYQNQLIESSALTFTNVTASTVGTGIQQHRSALFIDYNNDGKLDIFAGWTSSTFRLFRNKVENTNNWIGFRLAMIGTYNKSAIGARIKVEAGSLSMIRDIQAGGCGGMTGGNIWANFGLGENTSATVTVYWPNGVTQVIGDLAINQYHYLESPLAPPALLSPENNAVLDPGDVTLEWQELPDVDGYHLQVARDANFSELIVDEYLSETSYILTSLSYGERLYWHVSSYIEDEEESEFSGAWTFRIRTIYTDVTTILPAPTANPDLGFSWGDYDDDWDLDLYIPGASGKGSLMRNEGESFTLIKNIGVGYKQGSAFADVDNDGNLDLVVQSGNRIIVYYGNLENATLDSTILGPIGSGNLGNPAVGDYNQDGLLDIAAAGNTTGSGGGTIIGLYKQVSPRSFELASGDATADLDTTDGRKFESWNMAFLDVDNDGDLDLWAPSIRSDWPTNKSAIYINNGGKFGQAQPIIVEGNELNVSAIASAWGDFDNDGDYDLLAQGLGADGGRLYLLKNLIEGGTLVFDTLTAATGLGIAQNAAYRGFSWGDFDNDGDLDLVAGTAGADFKVYSNNGDGTFSDVSSEAVGSIGQHRRSVLFVDYNNDGKLDIYTNYQANRHLLRNDLVDPGNWIGFRLAMIGTYNKSAIGARIKVEAGSLSMIRDIQAGGCGGMTGGNIWANFGLGENTSATVTVYWPNGVTQVIGDLAINQYHYLNNAAEVPPAPTLVSPPNGAENQPLSLNLIWNKVLTATGYRCQVATTETFEDPSIIVDATSYDTVEAISGLTENTQYYWRVLAFNSLGEGEWSSVWSFKTLAQGVLEEALPKVFALRENGSLVNTKAVITYDVPHESSVRIVICDLLGREIASLVNEVKKPGRYTVDWNVGNLKNGVYFCKMEASNFTAVRKLILMK from the coding sequence ATGCGAGAAATAAAAATTTTAGTTATATTATGTTTTCTTATGTTTGCAAGTAGTATGTTTGCACAGCTTTCTTTTGAGGATGTAACAGGGAAGTCTGGAATAGTGGGTAACGGCAATGTAGGATTTTCTTGGGGTGATTATAACAACGATGGTCTGATAGATTTCTTCCATAGTTCAGCAGGTAAATTGTATATCAACATGGGAATAGGTGATACATTTGCACTTGTTTCTAAGAACCCGGATCCTTCGACTGCAACTACCTATGGTTCCCTGATGGCGGACTTCACTGTAGATGGTAATTTAGACCTATTAATGACGCAGGGTAATTATTTATCTCTTGTAGAAAACACAGGGGATACTTTATCGTTTCCGGATATTACATCTGCTGTAGGTTTGAACCTGATTACCATACCCAGTGGTAATATTGCTGAGGCAGCGGCAGCGGACTTTGACCGGGATGGAAGATTGGAGATAGCCTTTGCCGGTGGTTATGGTGCAAACACCCAAACACCTGTCCGATTGGCAAAGTTGAATACAGGAACAGGTCAATACGAGGATGTAGCATCTGGAGTGCTTGATGATATTACTCATCAATTCGAGGCATGGAATCCTGCCTGGGTTGATGTCAACAATGATGGGTATCTGGATTTATTTATGCCATCGATCAGAAGTAATTTCCCGACAAACAGGTCTGGATTATACATAAACAATAATGGTAGTGCGTTAAATTGGAGTGAGATTATTGTTGATGGTTCAGCCAGAAATGTTTCGGCAATTGCTTCTGCCTGGGGAGATATTGATAATGATGGAGATATGGATTTGATTGCACAAGCGTTTACAGATGACGGTGGTGCTTTGAATGTATTGTTGAACAATGGAGATGGCACATTTACTGATGCTACAGGCTCATCAGGTATAGTAGCGAACGTTCAGATGAGAGGTTTATCTTTGGGAGACTATGACAATGACGGAGACTTGGACTTATTAATTGGTGGAGGTGGTATGGATTTGACGATATACCAGAACCAATTAATAGAGTCAAGCGCTCTTACATTTACCAATGTTACAGCGAGCACAGTAGGAACTGGAATACAGCAGCATCGTTCTGCGTTATTTATTGACTATAATAATGATGGTAAGCTTGATATATTTGCTGGCTGGACAAGCTCTACTTTCAGGTTATTCAGGAATAAGGTAGAAAACACAAATAACTGGATTGGGTTCCGTCTTGCGATGATTGGGACGTATAATAAGTCAGCCATTGGAGCTCGGATTAAAGTTGAAGCTGGATCTCTCTCTATGATTAGAGACATTCAAGCAGGTGGTTGTGGAGGAATGACAGGTGGAAATATTTGGGCTAATTTTGGTCTTGGAGAAAATACCTCTGCAACTGTCACAGTTTATTGGCCAAATGGGGTTACCCAAGTAATTGGTGATTTGGCTATTAATCAGTATCATTATTTAGAATCACCTCTTGCACCTCCAGCACTCCTATCCCCAGAAAATAACGCTGTTTTAGACCCAGGGGATGTGACCTTAGAGTGGCAAGAGCTCCCAGATGTAGATGGTTATCATCTTCAAGTGGCAAGAGATGCTAATTTCTCAGAGTTGATTGTGGATGAATATCTTTCTGAGACAAGCTATATTTTAACAAGTTTGTCCTATGGAGAAAGACTCTATTGGCATGTAAGCTCATATATTGAGGACGAAGAAGAAAGTGAATTCTCAGGAGCTTGGACATTTAGAATTAGAACTATATACACCGATGTAACAACCATCTTACCAGCTCCGACAGCGAATCCTGATTTAGGATTCTCTTGGGGAGATTATGATGACGATTGGGATTTAGATTTATATATTCCTGGAGCAAGTGGAAAGGGTTCTTTAATGAGGAATGAGGGTGAGAGTTTTACCCTTATTAAGAATATTGGAGTTGGTTATAAGCAGGGTAGTGCATTTGCAGATGTGGATAACGATGGGAATCTTGACCTTGTTGTTCAGTCTGGGAATAGGATTATCGTTTATTATGGAAATTTAGAGAATGCGACCCTTGATTCAACTATCTTGGGTCCGATTGGTTCTGGGAACCTTGGTAATCCTGCGGTTGGTGATTACAATCAGGATGGGCTTCTTGATATAGCTGCTGCTGGGAATACTACGGGTTCTGGTGGAGGGACAATTATAGGTCTTTATAAGCAAGTGAGCCCAAGGAGTTTTGAATTGGCTTCAGGTGATGCAACTGCTGACCTTGATACGACAGATGGTAGGAAATTTGAGAGCTGGAATATGGCATTTTTAGATGTGGATAATGATGGAGATCTTGATTTGTGGGCTCCTTCAATTCGTAGTGATTGGCCTACGAATAAGAGTGCGATATACATAAACAATGGTGGTAAGTTTGGTCAGGCTCAGCCGATAATTGTAGAAGGTAATGAATTAAATGTTTCTGCGATTGCTTCTGCCTGGGGTGATTTTGACAATGATGGAGATTATGATTTACTTGCTCAAGGTCTTGGTGCTGATGGTGGAAGGTTGTATTTATTGAAGAATCTAATTGAAGGTGGAACATTGGTATTTGACACATTAACAGCAGCAACCGGTTTGGGTATAGCTCAGAATGCTGCTTATCGTGGATTTTCCTGGGGTGACTTTGACAATGATGGAGATCTGGATTTGGTAGCTGGAACAGCGGGCGCTGATTTTAAGGTTTATTCTAATAATGGTGATGGGACATTTAGTGATGTATCAAGTGAGGCTGTTGGTTCTATAGGTCAGCATCGTCGTTCGGTTTTGTTTGTTGATTACAATAATGATGGTAAGCTTGATATATACACGAACTATCAAGCCAATAGGCATTTATTGAGAAATGACCTAGTTGACCCTGGGAACTGGATTGGGTTCCGTCTTGCGATGATTGGGACGTATAATAAGTCAGCCATTGGAGCTCGGATTAAAGTTGAAGCTGGATCTCTCTCTATGATTAGAGACATTCAAGCAGGTGGTTGTGGAGGAATGACAGGTGGAAATATTTGGGCTAATTTTGGTCTTGGAGAAAATACCTCTGCAACTGTCACAGTTTATTGGCCAAATGGGGTTACCCAAGTAATTGGTGATTTGGCTATTAATCAGTATCATTATTTGAATAATGCTGCGGAAGTTCCTCCAGCACCCACTCTTGTTTCACCTCCAAATGGTGCAGAGAATCAACCACTTTCTTTAAATTTGATATGGAATAAAGTTCTCACTGCTACAGGATACCGTTGTCAGGTTGCGACTACAGAGACATTTGAAGATCCTTCTATTATAGTAGATGCGACCTCTTACGATACCGTCGAAGCTATTAGTGGCCTTACAGAAAATACGCAATACTATTGGCGCGTTCTTGCATTTAATTCTCTGGGTGAGGGGGAATGGTCAAGTGTTTGGAGCTTTAAGACCCTGGCTCAGGGTGTACTAGAGGAAGCTTTACCCAAAGTCTTTGCTTTAAGAGAAAATGGTTCTCTTGTGAATACGAAAGCGGTAATAACTTATGATGTCCCACACGAAAGCTCTGTAAGAATTGTAATTTGTGATTTACTCGGTAGAGAAATTGCTTCTCTGGTTAACGAGGTTAAGAAACCTGGAAGATACACTGTTGATTGGAATGTGGGTAACTTGAAAAATGGTGTTTACTTCTGTAAGATGGAAGCAAGCAACTTTACTGCTGTAAGAAAGCTGATCTTAATGAAATAA
- a CDS encoding FtsX-like permease family protein: MLFKGAIRNSLKYLRRSIVIAICIAVSTIAMQTMSGIGEGFKISALRFMLSREGMIVFEPKDAEPLEVAIYSIEKYGDIKKKIKEIIPNAEIRGKIFAPAIVVKDSSSIETSIISEDEIPRTIIGEKTAEILNAKKGDTIILFGSNRYGGLSVLPAKIDSTAKNFKSIKNGKGIILPISLMRMLLGWEKDEVRLLVINFYEFWKADEYVKELRKIFPNIKITSWRERLTNIEDLFRVTDYKMNIFSLIILILVAGIIMNTVLTSVLERKKDIGTLRAIGASRFWITKLILLEIILISLIGALIGTIFSYIIIKFGLGRGISFGEIEEMMDYWEGKIYPAIVPLQWVGYIVFGVIWAIIWSLYPLLYIVRMKPIEALKKEL; encoded by the coding sequence ATGTTATTCAAAGGAGCCATAAGAAATAGCTTAAAATACTTAAGAAGAAGCATTGTTATAGCTATCTGTATTGCGGTCTCAACAATTGCCATGCAAACAATGAGTGGAATAGGAGAAGGATTTAAAATTTCTGCTCTACGTTTTATGCTATCTCGGGAAGGAATGATTGTTTTTGAGCCAAAAGACGCTGAACCTCTTGAAGTTGCAATTTATTCTATAGAAAAATATGGAGATATAAAGAAAAAAATAAAAGAGATAATACCGAACGCAGAAATCAGAGGAAAAATATTCGCTCCAGCGATAGTTGTAAAAGACAGCTCCTCAATTGAAACTTCTATTATCTCGGAAGACGAAATTCCAAGAACAATTATAGGGGAAAAGACAGCAGAAATTCTCAACGCAAAGAAAGGAGATACCATAATTCTTTTCGGAAGTAATAGATATGGAGGGTTAAGCGTTCTCCCAGCAAAAATTGATAGCACAGCTAAGAATTTTAAAAGTATAAAAAATGGTAAAGGAATTATTCTTCCAATTTCTCTTATGAGAATGCTTTTAGGTTGGGAAAAAGACGAGGTTAGACTTCTTGTGATAAATTTTTACGAGTTTTGGAAGGCAGACGAATATGTAAAAGAGTTAAGGAAAATCTTTCCCAATATAAAAATCACCTCTTGGAGGGAACGTCTAACAAACATTGAGGATCTTTTTAGAGTAACAGATTACAAGATGAATATTTTCTCATTAATAATTTTGATTCTTGTTGCCGGGATTATAATGAATACGGTTCTCACTAGTGTTCTTGAAAGAAAGAAAGACATAGGAACTCTTCGTGCTATAGGAGCTTCCCGGTTTTGGATTACTAAATTAATTCTTCTTGAAATAATTCTCATTTCCTTAATTGGAGCATTAATCGGAACAATTTTTTCCTATATCATTATTAAATTTGGATTAGGAAGAGGTATTAGTTTTGGAGAAATAGAAGAAATGATGGATTATTGGGAAGGTAAGATTTATCCTGCAATTGTCCCTCTCCAGTGGGTAGGTTACATTGTTTTTGGGGTTATCTGGGCTATTATTTGGTCTCTTTATCCTCTTTTATATATTGTTAGAATGAAACCTATTGAAGCTTTGAAAAAAGAATTATGA
- a CDS encoding ABC transporter ATP-binding protein → MLIQMENVKKDYFLGKTEVHAIRGVSFSISKGEFIVIAGPSGSGKTTLLNLMGLLDKPTFGKIIFEGKDLTSISEEEATFIRKNRIGFIFQNFNLIPVLTAYENIELPLILKGEKDRKKRIEKILSETGISEIASHKPDELSGGERQRVAIARALVGNPDIVLADEPTANLDSETGLQIIKIMENLNKIEGVTFIFSTHDTRLFKLADRKIELRDGRIVKDVIQRSHKK, encoded by the coding sequence ATGCTAATTCAAATGGAAAATGTAAAAAAAGATTATTTTCTGGGGAAAACAGAGGTTCACGCCATTAGAGGAGTCTCTTTTTCTATTTCTAAGGGCGAATTCATTGTTATTGCTGGCCCTTCAGGGAGTGGGAAAACAACTTTATTAAATTTAATGGGGCTTCTTGATAAACCAACTTTTGGGAAAATAATTTTTGAAGGAAAAGATCTCACAAGCATTTCGGAGGAGGAAGCTACCTTTATAAGAAAGAATCGCATCGGTTTCATATTTCAAAATTTTAATCTTATACCAGTTCTTACCGCTTATGAAAATATAGAACTTCCACTTATATTAAAGGGAGAGAAAGACAGAAAGAAAAGAATAGAAAAAATATTGTCAGAAACAGGAATAAGCGAAATAGCCTCTCACAAACCAGATGAACTCTCTGGAGGAGAAAGGCAAAGAGTTGCTATAGCGAGAGCTTTAGTTGGAAATCCTGATATTGTTCTTGCAGACGAACCTACTGCAAATCTTGATTCTGAGACTGGATTACAAATAATCAAAATAATGGAAAATTTAAACAAAATTGAAGGAGTAACATTTATCTTCTCTACACACGACACAAGGCTATTTAAACTCGCAGATAGAAAAATAGAACTTAGAGATGGAAGGATTGTAAAAGATGTTATTCAAAGGAGCCATAAGAAATAG
- a CDS encoding sugar-binding protein, with protein MKNSKFFFFFFLFGSSFFLRAFTLRPQDDTVKAPDVENPPTINGLGDDPCWSLVNWQSIDQVWIPYGGYVEPEDYSGRYKVVWSSLENVLYFLVEITDDIFVDGYTGGGGYYNYDVLEVFIDEDKSGGMHRIDQDGENAENAFSYHITLNAPEDGGVTEEFAAYDLAGFWQVVDYASHFPNLAMRKNGSTYTWEFSLKVYNDNYQSSNPEAFRVNLTEGKIIGLSLAYCENDDPNENPKVRDNFFGSVWVAHEDSNSHWMNADGFGTLKLLREEGIEEEFKEKYLYIYPTLVKEKATIEFYLPISTKIIIKVFNLVGELVDTILDANLKAGGHKIQWFPKDVPSGVYLLRIQTDYFKTVRTLVIFK; from the coding sequence ATGAAAAATTCCAAATTTTTCTTTTTTTTCTTTCTTTTTGGTTCTTCTTTTTTTCTTAGAGCTTTTACCTTGAGGCCGCAAGATGACACAGTAAAGGCTCCAGATGTAGAAAATCCTCCAACAATTAATGGTTTAGGAGATGATCCTTGTTGGAGTTTGGTAAATTGGCAGTCAATAGATCAGGTATGGATTCCTTATGGTGGCTATGTAGAACCGGAGGATTACTCCGGTAGATACAAAGTAGTATGGTCTTCCTTAGAAAATGTTTTATACTTTTTGGTTGAGATTACCGACGATATCTTTGTGGATGGCTATACAGGTGGTGGAGGTTATTACAATTATGATGTTTTAGAAGTTTTTATAGACGAAGATAAATCAGGAGGGATGCATCGTATTGACCAGGATGGAGAAAATGCTGAAAATGCATTTTCCTATCATATTACTCTGAATGCTCCAGAAGATGGCGGAGTGACGGAAGAATTTGCCGCATACGATCTTGCAGGATTTTGGCAAGTTGTAGACTATGCAAGTCATTTCCCTAACCTTGCAATGAGAAAAAATGGTTCTACTTACACTTGGGAATTTTCTCTTAAAGTTTATAATGACAATTACCAGAGTAGTAATCCTGAAGCGTTCAGGGTAAATTTAACAGAGGGTAAAATTATAGGACTCTCTCTCGCATACTGTGAAAATGATGATCCTAATGAAAATCCAAAAGTAAGAGATAATTTCTTCGGTTCTGTTTGGGTTGCCCATGAGGATTCTAATAGTCACTGGATGAACGCTGATGGCTTCGGGACTCTAAAGTTACTCCGAGAAGAAGGAATTGAAGAGGAATTTAAAGAAAAATATCTTTATATCTATCCAACTCTTGTTAAAGAGAAAGCCACTATTGAATTTTATCTACCAATCTCAACAAAAATTATTATTAAGGTGTTTAATCTCGTAGGGGAACTAGTGGATACAATCCTTGATGCAAATTTAAAAGCTGGGGGGCACAAAATTCAGTGGTTTCCAAAAGATGTTCCTTCAGGGGTTTATTTACTTAGAATACAAACGGACTATTTCAAAACTGTTAGGACTCTTGTGATTTTTAAATAG
- a CDS encoding outer membrane lipoprotein-sorting protein has protein sequence MFRIFLFLVSLTAEELLKKIDEIKTPLKSQATVEMRNYLRGGREVTYKIKIISERKKASYLEVLEPIREKGRKFLLIGNDIWMYAPEVGKSLRLSIRDRFLGSEFSNSDLMESSYEKNFKATSIDSTLDFYFLELEGKSKEAPYKKITMKVRKKNYLPAELKFYTLSGRLYKEMFLDSLKVFEGQLYTTYMKMINVLNPESYTEVKIISLKTLQSISPSLFKPENLKK, from the coding sequence ATGTTTAGAATATTTTTATTTTTAGTTTCTTTAACTGCAGAGGAATTACTCAAGAAAATTGACGAGATAAAGACACCTCTTAAGTCTCAAGCAACAGTAGAAATGCGTAACTATTTACGAGGTGGGCGAGAAGTAACCTACAAAATAAAAATTATCTCGGAAAGAAAAAAAGCGAGTTATCTTGAAGTCCTTGAGCCAATTAGAGAAAAAGGAAGAAAATTTCTTCTAATTGGAAATGACATTTGGATGTATGCTCCAGAAGTTGGGAAATCTTTAAGGCTTTCTATAAGAGACAGATTTCTTGGAAGTGAGTTTTCAAATAGTGATCTAATGGAAAGCAGTTACGAAAAGAATTTTAAAGCAACTTCTATTGATTCTACCTTGGATTTTTACTTTCTCGAACTCGAAGGGAAAAGTAAAGAAGCTCCTTATAAAAAAATCACAATGAAAGTTAGAAAGAAAAACTATCTCCCTGCTGAATTAAAATTTTATACTCTCTCAGGTAGATTATATAAGGAAATGTTCTTAGATAGCCTCAAAGTTTTTGAAGGACAACTTTACACCACTTATATGAAGATGATTAATGTGCTAAACCCTGAAAGTTACACAGAGGTAAAAATTATATCCCTTAAAACCCTTCAGAGTATTTCGCCTTCTCTTTTCAAACCTGAAAACTTAAAGAAATGA
- a CDS encoding UDP-glucuronic acid decarboxylase family protein yields the protein MKEKVKDENSKRVLITGGAGFLGSHLCERLLKEGYYVICMDNLITGRIKNIQHLFKNKNFTFINHDVTSYVNIEGELNYILHFASPASPKDYLKYPIHTLKVGALGTYNLLGLAKAKKASFLLASSSEVYGDPELSPQTEEYWGNVNPVGPRSVYDEAKRYAEAITTAYHNVHKIDIKIARIFNTYGPRMRIEDGRVLPTFICQALRNEPITVFGDGSQTRSFCYVDDLIEGIYRLMLSNVNTPINLGNPSEISILDFAKEILSLTKSKSKIIFKPLPINDPKKRRPDISKAKKFLNWEPKIKREEGLKKVLPYFKEELGLE from the coding sequence ATGAAAGAAAAAGTCAAAGATGAAAACTCAAAAAGGGTCTTAATAACAGGTGGAGCAGGCTTTTTAGGATCCCATCTTTGTGAAAGATTGTTAAAGGAAGGTTATTATGTTATATGTATGGATAACTTAATAACAGGAAGGATAAAAAATATACAACATCTTTTTAAAAACAAAAATTTTACTTTTATAAATCACGATGTAACAAGCTATGTAAATATAGAAGGAGAATTAAATTACATCCTTCATTTTGCAAGTCCTGCAAGTCCAAAAGACTACCTTAAATATCCAATTCATACCTTAAAAGTCGGAGCCCTTGGAACCTATAACTTACTTGGCTTAGCAAAGGCTAAAAAAGCAAGTTTTCTTTTAGCTTCTTCTTCAGAAGTATATGGAGATCCAGAACTCTCCCCTCAAACTGAGGAATATTGGGGAAATGTAAACCCAGTAGGGCCAAGAAGTGTTTATGATGAAGCGAAAAGGTATGCTGAGGCAATCACAACAGCTTACCACAATGTCCATAAAATAGATATAAAAATAGCGAGAATTTTTAATACTTATGGTCCAAGGATGCGCATTGAGGATGGAAGAGTTTTGCCAACTTTTATATGCCAGGCTTTAAGAAATGAGCCAATAACAGTTTTTGGAGATGGATCTCAAACTCGCTCCTTCTGTTATGTAGATGACTTAATTGAGGGGATTTACAGATTGATGCTTTCTAATGTAAATACTCCAATCAATTTAGGGAATCCAAGCGAAATAAGTATTCTTGACTTCGCAAAAGAAATCTTAAGCCTCACCAAAAGCAAAAGCAAAATTATTTTTAAGCCTTTGCCTATTAACGATCCAAAAAAGAGAAGGCCTGACATAAGTAAAGCTAAAAAATTTCTAAATTGGGAGCCAAAGATAAAAAGAGAAGAAGGGCTTAAGAAAGTTCTCCCTTATTTTAAAGAAGAACTTGGCTTAGAATAA
- a CDS encoding FtsX-like permease family protein — protein MNIFKMGFRNTSRNKRRSIINSFTIGAAVMVIILFDTLIEGEWNDVIDNYIKMGVGHIKIHKKGYDKNSERFPVTKSLLLYDSKDIEKKIREISGIKEIYPRLKIGGLISYEGKQIPILINGVNLPKERKFSAIRDKNVEGSIPENEEYKILIGKELSSILNSKVGDILLLYSRTTYETHNVIDLEISGIYSIGFSEFEKMNAFVPLQIIQDFIGAKAISELTIILEDPSKAEIFVDSLKNKLFSFDVEIFPYSHYIEEVISVQAIQKKAMGVIKGILLILAIFGISNMMMVSAWERKTEIGTLRAIGFGKCQISTLFLSEGFWIGFFGSLFGCFLGFVGSILLQNFGIPLPSGALEGLNIPIGTKMYGKIIPLSFLKAFFLGTLTTMIASLPSALRASNLPIIKTLREY, from the coding sequence ATGAATATATTTAAAATGGGGTTCCGAAACACAAGCAGAAATAAAAGAAGATCAATAATAAATTCCTTTACTATTGGAGCTGCAGTTATGGTCATTATTCTATTCGATACTCTAATAGAAGGAGAATGGAATGATGTTATTGATAATTATATAAAAATGGGTGTAGGGCATATTAAGATTCATAAAAAAGGTTATGATAAGAACTCTGAAAGATTCCCAGTGACTAAGAGCCTCCTCCTTTATGATTCTAAAGATATAGAAAAGAAAATAAGAGAAATTTCTGGAATTAAAGAAATTTATCCAAGACTAAAAATAGGTGGATTAATTTCATACGAAGGGAAGCAGATTCCTATTCTTATTAACGGAGTAAACTTACCTAAAGAAAGAAAGTTCAGTGCAATAAGAGATAAAAATGTTGAAGGGTCAATCCCTGAGAATGAAGAATATAAAATCTTAATTGGAAAGGAGCTCTCTTCTATTTTAAATAGTAAAGTAGGGGATATTCTTCTCCTTTATAGTAGAACAACTTATGAAACTCATAATGTGATAGATCTTGAAATTTCTGGAATATATTCTATTGGTTTTTCAGAGTTTGAAAAAATGAATGCTTTTGTTCCTCTTCAGATTATCCAAGATTTTATAGGGGCAAAAGCGATTTCCGAACTTACGATAATTCTTGAAGATCCATCCAAGGCAGAAATTTTTGTAGATTCTCTTAAAAATAAACTCTTTTCTTTTGATGTAGAAATTTTCCCATATTCTCATTATATAGAAGAAGTTATAAGTGTTCAAGCGATTCAAAAAAAAGCAATGGGTGTTATAAAAGGGATTCTTTTAATTCTTGCTATTTTTGGAATTTCAAATATGATGATGGTTTCTGCTTGGGAGAGGAAAACAGAAATTGGAACATTAAGAGCAATTGGTTTTGGGAAGTGTCAAATATCCACTCTTTTTTTAAGCGAAGGATTTTGGATTGGATTTTTTGGAAGTCTCTTCGGTTGCTTCTTAGGATTTGTGGGCTCCATTTTACTCCAAAACTTTGGAATTCCACTCCCATCCGGAGCTCTTGAAGGACTTAATATTCCAATAGGAACAAAAATGTATGGGAAAATAATACCTCTCTCCTTTCTCAAAGCGTTCTTTTTGGGAACTCTTACAACAATGATTGCTTCTTTACCTTCAGCGTTAAGAGCTTCTAATTTACCTATAATTAAAACCTTAAGAGAATATTAA